A region of the Zhihengliuella halotolerans genome:
GGCCCCGCTGTTCTCGAGCAGGTGGGCGCGCTTCGCGGTGCCCGGGATGGAGAGCACGTGCTCGCCCTGGGCGTGCACCCAGGCGAGCGCGAGCTGCGCGAGTGAAATGCCGACGGCCTCGGCGACGGGCCGCAGGGCGTCGACGAGGCGCAGGTTCTGCGGGTAATTCTCGGACGTGAAACGCGGCATGAAGCTGCGGATGTCGGACTCGGGCAGCTCCCACGGGCGTTCGAGTGTGCCGGCGAGTAGGGCGCGGGAGAGCGGGGAGAAGGCGACGAAGGCCGTCCCGTTCGCCCGGCAGGCCTCGATCATGCCCAGCTCCGGGTTGCGCGTCGCGAGCGAGTATTCGTTCTGAACGGCGGCGACGTGGTGCACGGTTTCGGCGCGCTGGAGCGTCGCAACGGAGACCTCGGAGAGTCCGATCGAGCGGATCTTGCCCTCGGACACCAGCTCACCCAGCGCTCCGACACTCTCCTCGATCGGGATTTTCCGGTCGAGCCGGTGCAGGTAGTAGAGGTCGATGGTCTCGGTGCCGAGGCGCCGCAACGAGGCCTCGGCCTGGCGTTTGATCGACGCGGGCTCGCCGTCGATCACGGTCTCGCCGCGTTCGTTCCGCCGCAATCCGCACTTGCTGGCGAGGAAGATCTCGTCCCGGCGGTTGCCCAGCGCCTCGCCGAGAAGTTCCTCGCTGGCCCCGTGCCCGTACAGCGTCGCGGTGTCGAAGTGATCGACGCCGCTATCCAACGCCGCCCGGAACAGGGCCACTGCGTCGTCCCGGCTGGGGAACGACGAGTAGCCGTGGGTGACGTTCATGCAACCCAAGCCGGTGGGCCGCACGCGGGCGTGGGCGAGTGCGCGTTGTTGGCTCATGCGTTCTGTTCTAGCACGACGGCGGCCGTCGGGCTGAGTTGGAGGAAGGCCCCGAGCTCGACCATCGCCTCCGGGGTGGTCGGCATGAAGCCGGTCAGCTCTGGGGACCGGACGATGACCGCCCGCCACATACCGCGCGAGACGGCGACGTTGAGCCGGTTCCGGTTGAGCAGGAACTCCATCCCGCGCGGCGCGTCGGCCGCGGATGAACACGCCATCGACACGATCACGACGGGAGCCTCCTGGCCCTGGAACTTGTCGACGGTGCCGACCCGCACCCCGGGCAGATCCGCCGCGGCGAGCCGCTCGCGCAGCATCGCGACCTGGGCGTTGTAGGCGGCGACCACGAGGATGTCCTCCGTTGCCAGATGGCGGGCCGGCTCGTCGGGACGGTCCTGCCACAGCAGGCCGAGGTGCCTGCGGATCTGGTCGACGACGACATCGGCCTCCTCGGCGGAGGAGACGGTGTTGGCCTCGTGGTCGACGAGGACGGTCTCGACGCCGGGCGCCACGCCGTCGAGGTGTCGCTCGGAACCCGCGGGGGCGGAGGCGAGCTGGCCGTCGTAGCTCAGGCGGGACACGGCGGCGCAGAGTGCCGGGTGCATGCGCCAGGAATCGGCGAGGAAGTACCCGAACTCTGGCGGCAGGGTGGGGTGCCCGGCGGAGAGCCAGCCGAGGGCGGACGTGTCGACGGGCACGGGGTGGGTGCCCTGGGTGACCTGCGGCAGCTGCTGCGGGTCGCCGAGCAGGAGCAGGTTCTTCGCCGCCTGCCCGACGGCCAGCGTGTTCGCAAGGGAGAACTGGCCGGCCTCGTCGATGACGAGGAGGTCGAGACCGCCGCGAGGCACTGAGCTCCCCGTCATGGTCCAGGCGGTGCCGCCGATCAGGCAGCCCCCCGGTTCGGCGAGCAGCGCGGTGATTCGCTTGGGGTCGGTGTGTTCCCACGGAACCAGGGCCGCCGGGTCCTTCGGCTTCTTCGCCACCCGTCCCGGGTCCACCCCGGCGTCGATCGCCTTGGCCAGCATCCCGTCCACGGTCACGTGGCCCTGCGAAACAACGCCGATCTTCCACCCGCGCTCGACGAGGGCGGCGATGACGTGCGAACCGAGGTACGTCTTGCCGGTCCCGGGCGGGCCCTGGACGGCGAGGTAGGAGTCCCGCAGGCTCAGGACCGCCGCGGTGACGGCGCTGATGTAGTCGTGCCCGCGGACGGTCGGAGCCGCTTCCGGCAGGGGAGCACCGCCGGCGAGGCGCGGCGGGGTGCGCGTGAGGATGTCGAGGGCTGCCGTGCCCGGGAGCGCGGGCAGGGCGGCGCCGACGTCGCGGGCGACCTCCGCGAGGGCCTCCTCGATCGACGCTGTGCGGATCGGCTGGTCGGGTGTCAGGGCCATCGGCAGCGCCCCGTGAGGCTCCCGCCCGGACTTGGTCTTTTCGGTGCAGGTCAGGGTCACGGAGCCGTCGGCGTGGCGGAGGACCTCGTCCACACGCAGGCCGAAGGCGCCACCGCGGGCGCCGGCGTCGTACGGCTGTCCCGGATCCGCGAGCTCGGCCGGGGCGGGCGCGGCGTACATCGCGAACCACGTCGAGCCGGGCCGCAGGTCCGAGCCCTCGGCCGCGGCCCCGCGCAGACTCAGCCGGCGCGCGAAAGTGCGCTTGCGCGGTGGCTTCTCCCAGTCCTCGAGCACGCGGGCCGAATTCACGACGACGACGTCGCGGGTGTCCTGCCATGTCATCGGGTCGGTTTCGAGCCGGTCGAAGTGCCCCCACCAGTACTGCTTGCGCTCGCGCCGGTGGAATCCGGTCGCCGCGGCGACCATGGCGACGGCCTGCTGTCGGGGGTCGAGCACGGCGTCTCGCGGCAGCTGCGCCAGGTAGTCCGCGAGGCGCAGCTCCTCGGCGGTGGGCTCGGCGTCCGGTTCCCCGGGAGCCGCGGTGGATTCCGGGACGTCCGCGGCGCCCTCGGCGGACGGCGCACGGTCTGCGAGGGTGAGCAGCCAGTCGCGCAGCCGCAGGGTGGAGACGCAGTCGTACTCGTTGTAGGCGCGGATGGACTCGAGCACCCCGGCCGCGCCGTCGCGGTCGCCCGCGTCGCGGGCCGCGGTGTAGTGGGCGTAGGCGACGACGGAGGCGCCGGCGTTGGTGACGTCCCCGACGCGGTGCTCGTCACCCATGTAAAACGGCTCGAGCCGCTTGATCGAGTACGAGTCGGCGCTGATGCGCAGCGAGCCGTGCACCGTCTCGAGCAGGTCGACGAGCAGGCCCGTGCGCAGCCACTCGTCGATCGTGTCCTCGCACGTCCCGTGCCGTGCGGCGAGGTTGCGCAGCGCCGTCTTCTCATAGGCGGCGTAGTGGTAGATCCGCAGGCCGGGGAAGCGGCGCCGCCGGTCCTCGACGTAGGCGACGAAGTCCAGAAACGCCCGGCGTTCCTCACTCCGGCTGTGCGCCCAGAAGGGGCGGAAGACTGGCGCGGCGCCGTCGTCCTCGATCACGCCGAAGAGGTACTCGAGGCCCCACGAGCCGTCCGTTCCGTCCTGGAACATGGGGTCGCCTTCGAAGTCGAAGAAGAGGTCACCGGTATCGGGCGCGGGCAGGCGCCCGATCGTGTGCTGCTCGAGCACTCGGTAGCGCAGGGTCTCGTCGCCGGGGGCGTGCCCGTCCCCCTGATCGGCACCGGACTGCATGCGCGCCTGCTCGCGCAGCCGCTCCACCGGGCCGGGCAGCCGGTCGCCGCCGAACGCGTGATCGCCGAGCTGTGCTAGGTTCGCGACGGTTTCGACGCCGGCGGCGCGCAGCTTTTTGCGCAGGGGCAGCGACATGCGCGCGACGAGCAGCAGATCGTCGCGCGCCTCGGCCTCGAGCCGGCAGTAGTCGCACCGGCCGCACGCGGAGACACCCGGCTGGTCCCACTCGACGGGTGCGTCGCGGCGCAAGTGCTCCTCGACAAGCGCGAGGAAGCGCGCGCGGCGCTCGCGGAGGACGGACATCAGTGGCCCGAGCGGGTGCACCGAGTGTTCGCCGTCGCCGAGCACCAGCACGGCCTCATCCGCGGGGGTGAGGCCCGCGGCGACGAGCTGGTCCCCGTACGCGGCGATCTGCAGCAGTGCGGTCGCCTTGGCGTGGCGCGCCAGCTTGGTGTCCCACACCGCGTAGCGGCCGTCGTCGTTCTTGACCAGGAAGTCGGCGTAGCCGACGAAGGATCCGTCCCAGAAGGTGCCCTGAAAGACGACGTCGGCGCCGGATCCCAGCGCGTCCAGCGTCTCCCGCCGCCGCGCATCGAGCACGGTGGGGGAGGTGTCGCCGGGGCTGGGCAGCTCGAGGACGCCACCCGTGCCGCCGGGCTCCCAGCGTCCGTACTCGTCGACGAGCGAGGCGAGCACTCGGTGCTCGTGTTCGTCGCCGAGCGCGGCGGCGCGCTCGAGCATCTCGTCCCGTTCGACGGCGGGAGCGGGGCGCCGGCCCAGCTTGTCGTCGAGCGTGACGAGGGTGGCGTACTCGCAGGCACTGGCCGTGACCAGGTCGCTGGCGGAGTAGACGAGCCGTCCCGAGGCGGACGAGAAGAACATCGGACCCCCGTGTCTTGTGTGTGGTGGTCCGAACCTTACGCGCCGGCACCCGCTGATTGGCAGTCCCGGGCGTCAGGCGCAGGTCAGCGCGTCTCGCGCGTCTTCTTCCGCCCGCCGAAGATCATCGAGGCGAGAGCCGTGGCGCCCGTGACGGCGAAGACCGCGGGCCGGGCGCCGATCTTCTTGGCCAGCGGGTGCGAGAGTCCGAAGGCTGCGACGTACGTCCCGGTGAGCGCGGCGGCACGGGCGGTGCCGGCGTCGCGCTGCCATACGGTGAAGGCCGCGACGCCGCAGGCGGCGAGGACGGTGCCGCCGGCTTGGCGGTCGCCCGTCTCGCTGGCGACTTTGTAGCCCATGAGCAGTCCGGCCTTCACGAGGCCCGTGGAAATAATGCGTGACATGGCAACTCCTTGACGAGGAACGTTCTGACACCCAGCATAGGCGGCCTCGCCGGAACGCCGGGACTTAAAAACTGCTGGCGGCCCGAGTTCTCGATTCCCACCCTTCGCGGCCCCGCCGTTGTGGGGGACTCGTTGCGAAGGTGGGGCGACCACGGGGTACCAAGCCCATGGCCGCAGAGAGGCTCGAACCGCCAGCATCACCACTTACCAAGCAAGATTTAGCCTAGCCTTACCTGATTAAGATGTAAAGCCCTTTCGTAATTCTTTGTCGTCGAGTAGTCTGGCGGGGAACGATACCGGCATCGGGCGGCTCGCCAGGCCCGCGGTGTTGTGTCGTCAAATGGAGAGCACCGCCGGCCGGCGGGCGGCGGGAGATGGACCCGCGGCCCGCCGGCCGTCGTCGTTCGGCGCGTGTGGCGTCATGACAGCGCGCCATGTGTCCGAAGCGTTAGGCTGGAACTCAAGGATTTCAGCGCGGCGGAAGGACAACGATGACTCAGGGGCCCACGGAATCGAGTTGGGAGCGCGTCGGCGATCGGACGTATGTTCTGACGCTGCCGGCGTTCAAGGCGAATATCGGGCTTGTCATCGGCGATGAGAAGGCCGTCGTCATCGACACCGGAGCCGGTCCGGGTGAGGCCGCGACCATCCACGCCGCCGTTCGTGAGATCACGGACCTTCCCCTCGTTGCCGTCAACACCCACGCGCACGCGGACCACTTCTTCGGCAACGCGTACTTCGCGGCGCACGGCGTCGAGGACATCTGGGCCCACGCGGCCGCCGTCGAGGCGATGGAGGCGACCGGCGAGAAGCAGCGTGCGCTCGTCGCCGGCAGCGAGCCGGACATGGCCGCCGCCGCGGGCGAGCACACCGAGCTGCGCCTGCCGAATTGCACCGTGGCTGACGAACCCGTCGATCTCGACCTCGGCGGATACACAGTCACGCTCTTCCACCTCGGCCGCGGTCACACCGCCGGCGATCTGCTCATCGGCTCGGGCAATGTGCTCTTCGCCGGTGACCTCGTCGAAGAGGGCACGCACCCCGAGTTCGAGGACTCCTACCCGTACGAGTGGCGCAAGACCCTGGGCAAGATGATCGCCATCGACGAGCTCTATTCGGTGGTCGTCCCGGGCCACGGCCGCGTCGTCGACCAGGACTACGTGCGCTCGCAGCTGCGCAACCTCCGCCAGGCGATCCGGATGTGCAACACGGCCATCCACGAGGCCTCCGTGGACTACACCAAGGCCGTCCCGGTCCTGCCGTACGGGCCAACCCAGTCACGCCATCTCATCCTGCGACTCAAAGCGACGGAGACTCCCGCGGACACCATCATGCCGCACTGACCCCCGTGCCGGGCACGGGTGGTTTCGGTCTCCGCGACCTCGGACTGAGGGTCTACGGGCCGTCCCTGTTGTACGCCCTGGGGCTCGGCGCGATCATGCCAGTCATCGCGCTGAGCGCGCTCGACGCCGGCGCGAGCGTCTCGGCCTCCGCACTCGTCGTCACGCTCGTGGGCGTGGGCTCACTCGTGATGAACGTGCCCGCGGCTCTGCTGACGTCCCGGTTCGGCGAGCGGGTGTCGATGATCGTTGCCGCCGCGGTGGCCGCCGTCGCCATGGTCGCCGCCATCGTGTCACCGAATCTGTGGGTGCTTTCGAGCGCCGTCCTGCTCGTCGGTATGGCCGGCTCCGTGTTCAATCTGGCCCGCCAGAGCTACCTCGCCGAGGCCGTCCCCGCCTACTTCCGCGCCCGCGCCATGTCGACGCTCGGTGGCACCCTGCGCATCGGGGCGTTCGTGGGGCCGTTCCTGTCGGCTGCCGTGATGGTTCCGCTCGGCCTCGCCGGAGCCTACTGGGTGGGTTTCGTTGCGATGGCCGGTGCCGCCGTCGTCGGGTTCGCCGTTCCCGACCTGCCGGCACGCGCCGGGGGAACCGGCACGACGACGGTGGTCCGCGCCGCTTCTGGCGCGCCGGCGGGTGCGCCGCGGCCGGAGTCGATGCGCCGGATCGCGCGCGAGCACGCGCGCACGTACGCGACGGTCGGGATCGGAGTGTTCGTGCTCGCTGCGGTGCGCGCCACGCGCAACGTCGTGCTGCCGCTCTGGTCCGACCACCTCGGCCTCGACGCGACGATGGCCGCCGTCGTCTACGGCATCTCGGCGGCGGTCGACGTGATCGTCTTCTACCCTGCGGGGCACGTGATGGACCGGTTCGGCCGGATCTACTCGGCGGTGCCGTGCCTGCTGCTACTCGGCGTCGCGCTGGCGCTGCTGCCGTTGGCGGCCGATGTGCAGGCGCTGGCGTGGGTCGGCGCGCTCATGGGGTTCGGCAACGGGCTCGGCACGGGGATCGTCATGACGCTCGGCGCCGACTACGCGCCCGCCCATGCACGGCCCCAGTTCCTGGGCATCTGGCGCCTGCTGACGGACGCGGGCATGATGGCCGGTCCCGTCGCGCTTTCCGCCGTGACGGCGGTCGCGACTCTCGGGGCGGGCATCTTCGTCGTCGCCGCGGCCGCTTTCGTCGGCACGGGCGTTTTCGCCTACTTCCTGCCGCGCTCGCGCGATTGATACATGAAGACCTCGTTCATCAGCCCGAACAAGGTCAGTGCGGCGCCGCCGATCATGAGGACGCCCCCGCCGAGGAAGCCGAGCAGCAGCCGGTAGTTCTCACCCGTCTCGACCGGCGGGAGCACGGCGAACAGCACGATGGACGCCGCGAGGGCCAGCAGCCCCGGCACGTGCATCGCGGCGCGCCAGCCGCGTGCCGCGCCCCAGAAGCGCAGCGTCCGCCACCGGTTCCAGCGCGGAACGGCCAGCGTGAGAACCCAGCCGGTGACCAGCGAGAACCAGAGGACGATCAGGAACGCGCCGACGATATCAGCCGGACGGTGCCATCCGAGGACGAGCGTCGCGGCTCCGGCCAGCGCCGCGTAGACGCCGCCCAGGCACGCGATGAGGGGCCGCCACCGCGGGGTGACCATGCAGAAGATCGCCACCATGGAGGCGGTTGCGAGGGTCGTGTGCCCCGAGGGGAAGGAATTGATCGTCGCCGCGGAGATGCCCATGTCCGGGCGGTCGAGGATCACATGCTTGAGGATCTGGGTGCACAGGACGGCAGCGCCCATCCCCGCCAGCGTGATCAGCGGGGCGGCCACCGAGCGGTGCACGACCGCCGAGACCAGCAGGGCGATCGACCCCAGCAGGGCCGAGATCTGCGGCAGCTTGCCCAAGAAGACCATGGCCGGCTCGCGGGCGATGTCCTGCTGCTCGAGGTACCGGTGCGCGCCGAGGAGCGCGTTCTCGTCAATCTGCTGCCCCACGGGGCTGAGAATAAAGAACGCGTAGACGGCGGCGAACGCGGCACCGGCGAAGACCAGCGCCACCAACCAACCCAACGGCCTGGCGATGCGGGCGTCATCGCGGACCTGACTGACGTGATTCATCGACCTCAGCATGCCACGAGTTCAACCCGTATCGCGGTAGCGGCCGATAGAGTGTGGGGCATGCCTCAGGAGAAGCCGAGCCCCGCGCAGCCGCTCCCGGAGCTGTCGGAGGTGCTGGCCGCAGCGCACGTCGTGACCCTGCCGCTGAAGGTCCGCTTCCGCGGCGTCACTCACCGCGAGGCGGTGATCCTGCGCGGCCCCGCCGGTGATTCCGAGTTCTCCCCGTTCCTCGAGTACGGCGACCCCGAGGCCGCCGCGTGGCTGCGCTGTGCGCTCGAGGCGGGCTGGTCCGGCTTCCCGGAGCCCGTGCGCGCCGCCGTCCCCGTCAACGCGACCGTGCCCGCGGTCGCAACCGCCGACGTCGCCTCCGTGCTCGGGCGCTACGACGCCGCACACACCGTCAAGGTCAAGGTGGCCGAGCGCGGGCAGAGCCTGCACGACGACGTCGCCCGCGTCGCCGAGGTGCGGCGCCTGCTGCCGTCGGCGCACCTGCGCATCGACGCCAACGGAGGGTGGGATCACGACGAGGCGCTCGCCGCGCTCGAGGCGCTGGCCGAATTCACGCTGCAGTACGCCGAGCAGCCGGTCCCCGGAGTCGAGCCGCTGGCCGAGCTGCGCGTGGAACTGCAACGGCGACAACTGCCGGTGCTGATCGCTGCCGATGAGGCTGTGCGCAAGGAAGACGATCCGCTGCGCGTGGCACGCATCGGCGCCGCCGATCTGATCGTCATCAAGGCTCAGCCACTCGGGGGAGTGACGCGGGCGCTGCGGATCGTCGCGGACGCGGGGCTGCCCGCCGTCGTCAGCTCCGCCTTGGACACGTCGGTGGGGACGCGGGCCGGCGCGGCGCTCGCAGCCGCGCTTCCCGAACTGCCGTATGCGTGCGGCCTCGCAACCGTCTCCCTCTTCGGCGGCGACGTCGTCGCCGATCCCTACGTCGCGCGGGGCGGGGAGCTGGACCTGCGCCGCGTGGCGGCGGACCCGGATCTGCTGCGGCTCCACGCGGCTCCACCGGAGCGGGTCGCGTGGTGGCTGGAGCGACTGCGGCGGTGTCATGAACTGTTGGTGAATTGATCGGGGGCTGCGGTTCATGTCGCGGTGACCTGCGCTTATCTTGAAGATGCGACCTTGGGCTGGCCACCAATCACCAAGCATCTCTGAGAAGGACCACCGAATGAGCCTCCCCCGCAACTTCCTCCAGCTCCTGCCGATGGCCGGTCACACGCGTGGCAACCGTGACGCCATGACCTGCCACTTCAAGTGCGGCGACGCCTGCGCCCAGGCCGTCTGCAACACCAGTTCCAACTCCTACTTCCGGGACATCGCCGACAAGGCCATGTCCCGCCGCGCCGCGCTCGGGCTCGGCGGCGTCGCCGCTGCGGCCGTCGTCGTCGGCCCGCAGATCGCGAACGCGCCGTCGGCCTCCGCTGACTTCGGCGGCTTCGGGAAGGGCGGCGGCAAGCTGTCGTTCAACGCCATCGACCCGGTGGAGCGCACGGTCGACACCGTGACCGTTCCCGAGGGGTACGACTGGGCGCCCATCATCCGCTGGGGCGACCCGCTCTTCCACGACGCTCCCGTCTTCGACGGCGCCAACCAGACGGCGGCTGCGCAGGAGCAGCAGTTCGGGTACAACAACGACTACCTGAACATCCTGGCCGATCGCGGCAACGGACGGACCGGCGTGCTGGTCTGCAACCACGAGTACACCAACGAGTACATGATGTTCGACCCGGCCTGGCAGGCGGAGAACGCGGACGAGGCCCGCCGCATCGCCTGGGCTGCCCACGGCTTCTCCGTTGTGGAGCTGAAGCGCGCCAAGGCGGGACAGAAGTGGGAGTACGTCGTCGGCGGCGCCCGCAACCGTCGCATCACGGCCACCACGCCGTTCCGCCTGGACGGACCCGCGGCCGGTTCCGACCTCGTCAAGACCGTTGCGGATCCCGAGGGGCTGACCGTCCTGGGCACCAACAACAACTGCGCCGGCGGCACCACCCCGTGGGGCACGATCATCTCCGGCGAGGAGAACTTCAACCAGTACTTCCAGGGCCGCGGCACGGCCGAGGAGGCCCGCTACGGCATCGGCACCGGCGCGCCCAGCCGCGGCTGGGAGAAGCTGGACCCCCGGTTCAGCGCGCAGAACCCCGGGTACGAGAACGAGACCAACCGCTTCGGCTACATCGTCGAGATCGACCCGCAGGATCCGACGTCGACGCCCGTCAAGCACACCGCCCTGGGCCGTTTCAAGCACGAGGGGGCGAACATCAACATCGCCGCCGACGGTCGCGTCGTCGCCTACTCGGGTGACGACGAGCGCTTCGACTACGTCTACAAGTTCATCTCCAAGGGCAAATACCGCGAGGGCGACAAGGCCCACAACATGACGCTGCTCTCCGAGGGCGACCTGTACGTTGCGAAGTTCAGCGAGACCAGCGCCGCCGAGATCGACGGCTCCGGCGCGGTCCCGTCCGACGGCGCGTTCGACGGCGGCGGCGAATGGCTTCCGCTCGTCAAGAACGGCACGTCCCGCATCGCGGGGATGAGCGTCGCGGAGGTGCTCGTCTACACCCGGCTCGCGGCCGACAAGGCCGGCGCCACCAAGATGGACCGCCCGGAGGACGTCGAGCCGAACCCGGCGACGGGCAAGCTCTACATCGCGCTGACCAACAACTCCAATCGCGGCAAGGCAGGAAACGCACCCGCTGACGAGGCGAACCCGGTCAACGGCAACCGAGACGGCCACATCATCGAGCTGACCGAGCGTGGCAACGACGCAGCCGCGCTGACGTTCGACTGGAACATCCTGCTCGTCGCCGGCGACCCGGCCGTCAGCGACACGACCTACTTCTCGGGCTTCCCGCCCGAGAAGGTCTCGCCCATCTCCTGCCCGGACAATCTGGCCTTCGACTCGCGGGGCAACCTCTGGATCTCGACGGACGGCGCCCCGGGCAAGATCGGCTACTGTGACGCGATCCACAAGGTGCAGCTCACGGGGCCGGAGCGCGGAAAGGTCGAGCAGTTCCTGGCCGTCCCGGCCGGCGCCGAGGCCTGCGGCCCCGTCATCCACGACCGCGAAGACTCGGTCTTCGTCGCCGTCCAGCACCCGGGCGAGGGTGGAACGTACGCCGAGCCGTACTCGCTGTTCCCGGACTTCAAGGCCTCCCGCGAGGACGTCCGCGCCGGCGAGTTCTACGGGCCGCGCCCGTCGGTCGTGCAGGTGTTCAGCACGCGCGGGAATAAGGGCGTGGGGCACGCCAAGCGCGCTGCGAAGGCCAAGTCGCTGCCGCGCAAGAAGTAGCCGCCCGGCCATCCGGCTGGCGTACGGGTCCGCACGGACGCCGGCGCGGGCGGGTAGCGGCCCCGCACTGGTCACCACGACCGGTGCGGGGCCGCGCCCGTTCCCGGGCTCGGTGCCGGCCCGCCTAGGATTGGAGCCATGGAACCGGACCGTCCCGCCCCGCCAGCAGCCGTCGATTCGATGGCGGCGGCCCGTGCCGTCCTCGACACGCTGCGCGCCGCCGGCGTGGTTCACCTGGTGCTCTCACCCGGCTCGCGCAGCGCGCCCCTCGCCTACGCGGCCGCGGAGGCAGAGGCTGCGGGCCTGCTGACCGTGCACGTGCGCATCGACGAGCGCGACGCCGGCTTCACCGCCCTGGGATTGTCCCTCGCCTCGGGTGCGCCGGCGGCCGTCGCGACGACCTCGGGCACTGCGGTGGGCGAGCTGCTGCCGGCCGTGATGGAGGCCAACCATGCGGCCGTGCCGCTCATCGTGCTCTCGGCCGACCGGCCAGCCGAGTTGCATGGAACGGGCGCCAACCAGACCACACAGCAGGCCGGCCTCTTCGGAGCGCACGTGCGCACCGCCGTCGTCGTGCCGGCAGGCCAGGACCCGCGCGGTCCCGTGCAGCGGGCGGCCGCGACGGCGCTGGGTGCGCCGCGCGGTCCGGTCCAGATCGATCTCGAGTTTCGAGACCCGCTCACCCCCGAGCCCGGGGAATCGATGCGGGTGCCCACTCCGAGCGATGCTCCCTCCACTGCGGGGGAGGGCGCGACGCGTCACGATGTCGCGGTGTCACGGGGGGGCCCGGCCCGCCGCACCGTGGTCATCGCCGGGCACGACGCCGGCAGTCTGGCCGCCCGCTTCGCCGAGGCGCACGGGCTGCCGTTGCTCGCGGAGCCGAGCTCCAACGCGCGCTCGGGCCCGCACGCGATCGGCCCGTACCGGCTGCTGATCGGGCACTTCTCCGGCGCGGCGGAGCCGATCGAGGCCGTCGTGGTGTTCGGCCGGCCGACGCTGAGCCGCCCGGTCGCGCGGCTGCTCGGCGACCCGGCGGTCCCCGCGGCACTGTACGCGCCCGGGCCGGTCGCGTGGTTCGAACCGGGGCGGCGGCGCGAGCGGATCGTCGCGGACCTGCGCGGCCTCTCCGAGTTCGCCGGGACGGCGCCGCCGGGTTGGCTGCAGGCGTGGCGCGACGCGGCCGGAGTCGCCGCACGCGTCATCGCGGGCGACCTCGAGGACGGGGGCCTCACCGGGCTGGGACTGGCGCGCGCGGTCTGGGCGGCTGATGGCGGCCCGCTCGTGATCGGCTCCTCCAATGCGGTGCGCGACGCCGACCTCTGGGCGGACCCGGCGGCGGTCACCGCTGGTCGTCGCGTCTTCGCCAATCGCGGCCTCGCCGGGATCGACGGCACGCTCGCGACCGCCACCGGCGTCGCGATCGCCTCGGGGGAGCGGACC
Encoded here:
- the menD gene encoding 2-succinyl-5-enolpyruvyl-6-hydroxy-3-cyclohexene-1-carboxylic-acid synthase, producing the protein MEPDRPAPPAAVDSMAAARAVLDTLRAAGVVHLVLSPGSRSAPLAYAAAEAEAAGLLTVHVRIDERDAGFTALGLSLASGAPAAVATTSGTAVGELLPAVMEANHAAVPLIVLSADRPAELHGTGANQTTQQAGLFGAHVRTAVVVPAGQDPRGPVQRAAATALGAPRGPVQIDLEFRDPLTPEPGESMRVPTPSDAPSTAGEGATRHDVAVSRGGPARRTVVIAGHDAGSLAARFAEAHGLPLLAEPSSNARSGPHAIGPYRLLIGHFSGAAEPIEAVVVFGRPTLSRPVARLLGDPAVPAALYAPGPVAWFEPGRRRERIVADLRGLSEFAGTAPPGWLQAWRDAAGVAARVIAGDLEDGGLTGLGLARAVWAADGGPLVIGSSNAVRDADLWADPAAVTAGRRVFANRGLAGIDGTLATATGVAIASGERTTLLVGDVTFLHDVGGLHLGAGEAEPDLDVVVLNDAGGAIFSTLEHGAVDEARAYGDAVERFFATPHGVDLAAIAAAYGVAYVPVRTTAELAAVLSAPRGAGRRIIDVLMSRKDVRARAQRIAAAVARALAV
- a CDS encoding PhoX family protein, which produces MSLPRNFLQLLPMAGHTRGNRDAMTCHFKCGDACAQAVCNTSSNSYFRDIADKAMSRRAALGLGGVAAAAVVVGPQIANAPSASADFGGFGKGGGKLSFNAIDPVERTVDTVTVPEGYDWAPIIRWGDPLFHDAPVFDGANQTAAAQEQQFGYNNDYLNILADRGNGRTGVLVCNHEYTNEYMMFDPAWQAENADEARRIAWAAHGFSVVELKRAKAGQKWEYVVGGARNRRITATTPFRLDGPAAGSDLVKTVADPEGLTVLGTNNNCAGGTTPWGTIISGEENFNQYFQGRGTAEEARYGIGTGAPSRGWEKLDPRFSAQNPGYENETNRFGYIVEIDPQDPTSTPVKHTALGRFKHEGANINIAADGRVVAYSGDDERFDYVYKFISKGKYREGDKAHNMTLLSEGDLYVAKFSETSAAEIDGSGAVPSDGAFDGGGEWLPLVKNGTSRIAGMSVAEVLVYTRLAADKAGATKMDRPEDVEPNPATGKLYIALTNNSNRGKAGNAPADEANPVNGNRDGHIIELTERGNDAAALTFDWNILLVAGDPAVSDTTYFSGFPPEKVSPISCPDNLAFDSRGNLWISTDGAPGKIGYCDAIHKVQLTGPERGKVEQFLAVPAGAEACGPVIHDREDSVFVAVQHPGEGGTYAEPYSLFPDFKASREDVRAGEFYGPRPSVVQVFSTRGNKGVGHAKRAAKAKSLPRKK
- a CDS encoding o-succinylbenzoate synthase, with protein sequence MPQEKPSPAQPLPELSEVLAAAHVVTLPLKVRFRGVTHREAVILRGPAGDSEFSPFLEYGDPEAAAWLRCALEAGWSGFPEPVRAAVPVNATVPAVATADVASVLGRYDAAHTVKVKVAERGQSLHDDVARVAEVRRLLPSAHLRIDANGGWDHDEALAALEALAEFTLQYAEQPVPGVEPLAELRVELQRRQLPVLIAADEAVRKEDDPLRVARIGAADLIVIKAQPLGGVTRALRIVADAGLPAVVSSALDTSVGTRAGAALAAALPELPYACGLATVSLFGGDVVADPYVARGGELDLRRVAADPDLLRLHAAPPERVAWWLERLRRCHELLVN